A stretch of DNA from Hoeflea ulvae:
GCCGTGTCCGCGGTTGTCTGATCGACATGTATTCCGACGGCCCGTTGCTCAAATCAAGCTACAACCGTGGCGAACGCCTCCTTGAAGCCTACCCCTATTTTGACGGTGAGGGTTACAAGGAAGAAAAATACAAGGAAATCATTTCGCGCAAGGGCGGCCCGCGCCAGCGCGCCTTTGGACAGGCAGACAAGAATTTCCGGCCGGAAATGACCAAATATCCGATGTTTCGCCTCTCCGGGCATGACGTGTTCGCCAACCCGCATCACATCTGGCCCTATGAAGGCAATTTCGTTTCAGAGTGCTATTTCGGCATTCTCCATTTCAAGTTTCTACCGGATGTCCAAAAGAGGATAGAGGACGCCATAGAAAATGAAAACTACTGGGGAGGAAGCCTAGAATACAAATGCTACCAAAAAACACTAAGAGAGAACAATAGCACAACACTACTCTCTCCAATTAGCCAGAGATACAAACACGTATCGGACCTAGTGGAGCTAGTACATATATCAAAAATTCCAAAACGGTCAGTATAACCGGGTCGTAGCAAGTGCTTTCGACTGCCAAAGCCTTCCCATTTTTTCCAATGTGTATTCACTTAGGGAGAAAAAATAGACCAAATCCGAAGAACCGGTGACAACGTCATAGCCTGCGACTGAGACGGAACTCAACCCAGCAATCTGCTTTACGATACGCTGCGGAAAGTCTGCACCATAGTCGCGATAATGCTCAGCTATCTTAGGGTCAGGAAATCCCCAGTCTTTTGTCGTCCATGTGTGCGTGGGGGTGGGAACACATACATGAACCACCCCTTCCGAACCAACTAACCGAAGCGATTCGCGCATCGCTGCCATGTCGTCTGAAACATGCTCAAGTACATGAGTTGATGCGACGAGCTCAAATGAATTGGAGGCAAGGCCCGTATCCATCATGTCCATGGAGTTAACCCCCCATAAGCTGAGGGCACATATTCTTTAAACCAGGATCGATCAAAACTGCGGTCCGGCGCAAAATGAAGCGCTCTCCAATCCGACAGTATCGGACGGAGAGGCAAGTAAATTTCGCGAACTATTCGATGCCGTTCAACGCACTTGCAGTTCGCGCACATTGGCGCTTGACCGTTGGTCATCCGCCCTTGGTAGCCAGGAATAAACTCAGAATGTTCGCAAATACTGCAGCGCAAATCGTACCTCTAATCAGTTTCAGGGTGTGAATTCGATATTCAAATGCCGTGAACCACTGGACACCAAGAAAAGTGGGCAACAGCCGAAATAGGTAGATATTTCTTTTCATTCCTGTCTTGACGCAACTAATCAATAGATCTCCGGGCCGCCCACTGTCCAGCATGATCCATCAGCATAATCTCAAAATTATTCTGGCGACAAAAATCACGCACAGCACGGAACACACCATAGTGCCGGTGCTCTCTTCTGCACCAACAATCGTCTCCAAAGAGTATCCCATCTGGCGCCAACTTAGTAGCCAGTGCATTTAGCTCCGCCAGCGTCGGCTCATACTGATGGGTAGAATCAACATAGGCCCAATCCAAACTGGATTCATCCAGAGAATTAATCCACTCCACCCCCTTGCTGGTTACAATTTCAACCTCCGGAAACCTGCTCAGCCGATGTGACGCAGCTTGGTATGCAGCTTCGGTAGAGAGAGTACCGTTGGCGGTATATTCGCCCCAATTAGGGAAATGCTCTCCAAACGCCAGTTCCCAAGGGTCAACTGCAAAATATTTGATCGGCTTAGCAATCTGAATCAGCAGCTCTGAAAATTGACCTGTGAACACTCCAATTTCAGCTCCGCGCTTCCATTTCGGTATATAATTCAATATTGGCCGACGACGTTCAAACCTGGGATCTAAAACCGCTTCGACCTTTGCCAGCACCGGGTAGCGCGCATATACTGGCGACATATCGACCTGATCATGTGTATTTTCACTCATATTGTATCTACTTTTCCGCCCGAGAATTACTCACACATTTGCCATCGATCATTTAAGAGTGGCTTCATATTTCACCTGTTGGTGTGACCCGAATTTCTGCCGGTTCATAATCCTCAGAAATACGGGTCGGCACGTGACTGGTGCAAGATGTCCTAGCACCTTTGCTAGCAAATCGTAATCGCCTCAGTCCCTAAAGTGTACCATTTGGAGAATCTTGCTTAACTCTTGAATTATCGTTGTATAAAAATGCACACAAAATTGATGTCCGAGCCGTATCAGGATATGAAGGCTGGAACTCAGGATTCATTGATTTAATTCCAGAAATAGGTGAGAAAAATGTCCAAGGATTTTGATCAGGCGGAGTTTTGGATCAACCGTCATATCGTTTATAAAGATGACCCAAGATCGGTGGGAAATGCCGCGGTGAGCGTAGAGGCGAATTTGGATGGCGAGAAAGATTTGCAGGCGGCTATTGCTCAGCTTGCCAAGCGCTTTTCATCGCATAATTACTCCACTGTTTTGGATTTGGGATGCGGATATGGGCGCGTTGCGGATAGCTTCATATCCAATGGATTCAAGTATACCGGCATAGACATCTCGAAAGACGCACTAGAGACCGCAAAAAAACAATACCCACAGGGGAAGTTTATTCAGGGCGACTTACGAAATATAAAACTGGATAGTAAATTCGATGTCGTTTCAATTTTATACGTATTAGTGCATTTTGTAGATGATAGCGACTGGAAGTCATTTCTCCGCACAGCCTGCGAATATCTCACTCCGGGTGGGAAGCTTGTTTTTGCAGATCACTTTCCAACTGAACGCTCTTCACCAGTTGCACACGCCGTCTCTAGACCAATCGGCGACTATATTGATTTCTTCCGCGAAGTTGGAATGGAACTCGATAGCGAACTGCAGAAAGATTTTGCTAGCGAACCGTTTGCGTGCGTGCCGGCTTTTCGGTTTGCAAAGAAAGCCTAACTAGAGACGGCGCAGCGCAAACGAATCGTGACCGTTCGGCTCAACTGTTAGGTATGCAAATTTCCACCCATATTCCACACAAAATTTAGTGCAAGCTTCGACTACTCCATACGGCCAGGGTGTGATTACATTGCCGACACAAAAATCGTGCCCGGCAATGAAACCATCAGCCTTGACTTTTTCATTTGCAATTAGGAGCTCCGCCCAAGTTGTAAGATAGCTGTGATCGGTATCGATATATATCCAGTCAAACAGGCCATCTTCGAATATAGGTAAAATCTCCGTGGATAAACCAGTATTAACAACCATGCTTCCGCTGTCTATCAACTCAGAATGTTCCGACTCGATCGCCGCTAACCCGGCCTTGTAACGTTCCGAACTCCACACATCGACAAGATGAATTTTGCTGGGTTCATTTCTCTTAATAATCTCTCTTGTGAAATCACCAAAGGCAACGCCAATTTCCGCCACGACGCCATTTTTTGGCAATACATCCAATAAGGCCAATCTATCTGGCAGCAATCTTGCTCCCTCTAGGTTCTCAGGATTTAAGTAGACATGGGGACTTTGGCGTTTGATTGCTCTACGGTCATCAGGGGTCATAAAAAGGATAATCTCCGCGGTGTGACTAGGATTTTCAATGCTTTGAAGTGGATTTTATCCCCCAGTTTGTATGCCGTGGCAAGATAGAGCGGGAACAATTCAAAAGGAGTTTCCCTCATGTCTAACCTCTCTCCCCGTCACGCCCTGCCTTTTCTCTCCCCGTCCCAAGCCCAGAAACATGTCACGGTCAATGAAAGCCTGCGGCTGGTCGATGCGCTTTTGCAATGCGCCGTGGTTTCGGCCACCGTGGAGGTCGAGCCGACCGGGCCCCAGGACGGCGAAGCCTGGATCCTGCCGGCCGGCCGGTCCGGGCCGGCCTGGGATTTCATCGCGCCGGGACGCATCGCGGCCTGGATCGATGGCCGGTTCACCCCGATTGCCCCGCCCGCGGGTTTCCTTGCCTATGTAATCGACACGGGCGCCTTTGTGCTGTTTGACGGGACCGGCTGGTCGGCGATCCCGCTTTCTGGCGCCAATGTGCCGAGCTTCGGCATCAACACGACTGCCGACACCACCAACAGGCTGGCGGTCAAGGCGGATTCCGAACTGCTCAGCCACGATGATGTAACGCCCGGCAGCGGGGACGCCCGCAAGATCATCAACAAGCTCGATGCCGCGCACACCGCCTCGCTGGTGTTCCAGAGCGGCTATTCCGGCCGTGCCGAGATCGGTCTGATGGGCGACAACCAGCTCGCCTTCAAGGTCTCCGCCGATGGCGGCGCCTTCACCGAAGTGCTCCGCGCCGACACCGTCACCGGCCATTTGGCCCTGCAAAGGCCAAGCGCCGAGCGCACGCTTCATCTCGGCGGGCCGACCAATCCCGGCATTCGCCTGCAGGAGGATGGTACGGCCGGCTATGGCGAACTGGTCAATGTGAGCGCCGGGCAAACCCTGCTCAGCCATGTCTCGCCGCCCGGCGAAGGCGCCTTGATCGACCTGGCGCCGATCCCCGCCGACGGCACCAGTTCGGCTGCATTCCGCTTTTTCCGCGGCACCAACACCAGCCATGGCTGCTATCTCACCATCCATGCCGGCGATGGCACCGCCACCTATAATCACCAGCTGTCCGGCAAATGGGACTCCTATCTCAACGTAACCTACGGCAACCTGCGGATAGGGTCGGCAACGCCGCCGGTGTGCAAGCTTGATGTCGCCGGGCCGGTGCGGGTCGGCAGCTATGCGGTCGCCGCGCTTCCGGCCGCCTCAGCCGGAGCCGGACAGATCATCTATGTCCCTGATGAAACCGGCGGCGCCGTCCTCGCCTTCTCCGACGGCACCAACTGGCGCCGATCGACCGACCGCTCCGTGGTAACCTGACCGCGCCGGAGCGCCACGCCCACAGGCCAATGCGGGTTTGCCGTCTTCGGCAATGCCGGTTATGATCCCGGACACTATGGGCGTCCGGGGTCGCAATGAACGACAAGTCACCAAGTTTGTTGCGTTACCTGGATGATGAGGAAAACCGGTTCTGCATAGATCTGCCGCCGGAACTTGTTCCCGCCGAGCATTTTGCCGGCAGCGATCTGACCCGCCATCGCTTCTCCTTCTATGGCGAAAGCTTCGATCTTCCCGCCGGCATCGATTGGGAGACAAATCCCGGCACCTCGCAATGGGGCCATGATCTCAACCGGTTCGGCTTTCTGGTTCTGCACAGCCCGGATGACGAACAGCAGGCGCGCGCCATGGAGCGCCTGATCATCGACTGGATCCGCAAGAACGGGCCGGTTCGAAATCCTCAAAGTCCCTACGCCTGGCAGAACCTGCTCAATATCGGCATCCGGATCGAAAACTGGTGGCGCTTCCTGGCCCTTCGCCAGGCCGAGGGCCGATGCGGTTTCTCGCAAGCCGAGTGGAGACTGGTCAAGCACAGCGTGCTGCGGCAACTGCTGATCCTGCTGCGCCTGATCGATGAGCGGGGTCATGAGAGCAACTGGGCCCCGATCGGCCTGCGCGCCGCGCTGTCCGTGCTCTATGCCTCGCCCAAACTGCCGCTGCGCGAGAGGCTCATCCGGATTGCCTGGCGCGGCATCGAAACGGCGGCGGAGCGACAGGTTCTGCCCGACGGCGCCCAGCAGGAGCTCTCGCCGCATTATCACTGGGTCGCACTCGAACTGTTTGCGTCCTGCCGTGCGATGGCGCGCCAGGCCGGGCGATCAGAGTACCGCGCGCTGGATGAAACCATCATCGCTATGGCGCGGTTTCTCGATTCGCTGATTCTCCCCGATGGCGGCATCGTCGCCTTCGGCGACAGTGATTTCGATTACGGTCCGCGCATCAAGCTGTTTCTCGATGGTCTCAAGTCCGAACTGCCCGTTCCGCAGGCCGGACCGGTTTCGATCCATCCTTATGCCGGTATCGCCGTTCTGCGCAACGATGAGGACGGCCACGTCCTGGCCTTTGATGCCGGACCCTACGGCACGGCGCACCAGCACGAGGATGCCCTGTCCTTCTGGCTCACGGCATTCCGCGAGCATTTCCTCGTCGATCCCGGCCGCTATCTCTACGAGTACAAGACGGGGAGCATGTACACCCACCTCACATCCACGGCGGCCCATTCCACAGTCATGATCGCCGGTCACGGACAGGACGCCAAGGCGCGCCGGGACAGCTGGCGCCGCACCGCACCCGCCGGTCCGAACCTGTCACATCAGCAAGGAAAACCCTTGCTCACCGGTCGCTACGACGGCGGCTATGGCGAGACCTATCCCGACATCATTCACCAGCGCACAATCGAATCTGACATGACCAGTGCCAGTTGGCTGGTCCACGACCAGCTTGAAGGCAAAGGCAAAGTTCCGGTGGAACTGCGGTTCCAGTTTGCGCCATCGGCCTGGTCACTTGAAGGAAATACCTTTGTCTGCAGGCGCGGCGAGGTGGAACTGACGCTTGAATTCGGCAGCGAATGGCGCCCCTCGGTGAGCGAAGGGCAGATGTCGCCGAAATCCGGATGGTACTCGCCCGGGCTGAACCGGATCGAGCCTGCGCCGTGTCTGCTGCTTGAGGCCGAGATGGTGCTTCCGGTCGGGTTCACCACGCGGATCGAGGCCCGCCGGACCGGCACCGCCGTTCTTGCCTTCGGCGGTCAACCCGCTAATGTGCCACCGAACGCAGAATCGACGTCCGGAGAGCATTTCATGTCACGCAAGCCTCGCCAGAAAACCGTCACGGCCGCCCCGGGCGCGGCCGCCCCGGCGCCGCTGCCACAGGCCGTGCCGGACGCCCTGACCGGCGACACCGCCGCCCCGCCGGTCGACAGCGGCCACCCGATGCGCGATGCCTTTGCCCGCATGCAGGAGCTGCTCGGCGAGCGCATCGACAAGACCCGCGACAGGCTTCGCAGCAACGAGGAAAGTTTTTCCCGGATTGCCGATTACGAAGCCCGGATCGACCGTCTCGAGGCGGAGGTCAGGCAGTTGCGGCAATCCGAAAAGGCCTTGCAGATCCAGTCCAACCAGATGAGCGCCGAAAACGCGGTGTTGCGCAACCGGGTCGAGGCACTTCAGCATGTCAGCGCCGAGTCCGACAGGCTGCGGCAGGTGATCCAGCATCTGCACAAGACCGCCTGCGAAGAGGTCGGCCGGGTTGTCAGGGCGCTGCTGCCGGTCAAGAAGGGCGGCCTGGTCAAGAAGAACATGCCGTTGAGCGAACAGGCGCAGCTTCTCATCGACACCGGCGTGGTCGACGCGGAATGGTATCTCAGGCGTCACCCTGATGTTGCGGAAGTCGGGATGGAGGCCGCGGTCCACTACGTCCTGCACGGCGCCGAGGAAGGCCGGGTCCCCGGACCGGCGCTGGACCGGGCCGCCGAGGAAAAATGACAGCGCTGATCCCACCCGCACAGCCTTTCAGGCCCGGCCGCGGCACCGTCTGAACCGGGGCGCAAGCCAGCGTCCCGACTGAGCCACGGCATCCGACCAGGGCCGATACCGACTGCACGCGCCGGACAAGTCCGGCCTGTGTGACACTTCCAGACGAATTGGTCGTTCCGGCCGGTTCCAATCGCAAGCTCCGAGGGCATTCATGGTTCAGATTACAGTTGTCGGCATCGGATATGTGGGGCTGTCGAACGCGGTGATGCTGGCCCAGCACAATGATGTCATCGCCTATGACATCGATCCGAAAAAGGTCGAGATGCTCAACAACCGGATCTCGCCGCTCGCCGACGCCGACATCGAGCACTATCTGGCCAACCGGCCGCTGCGGCTGACGGCCACCAATTCGACAGCACAGGCCTTCGCCAGCGCCGATTTCATCATCGTCGCCACGCCGACCAATTACGATCCGCAGACCAATTCCTTCGACACCAGCAGCGTCAAGCGGGTGCTCGACGAGGTCCGGAACATCAACCCGATGGCGACCATCGTCATCAAGTCGACCATTCCGGTCGGCTACACGGAATCGATCCGTCAGCAACGCGGAGACGAGCGCATTTTCTTCTGCCCGGAATTTCTGCGCGAGGGCAAGGCGCTGCATGACAATCTCTACCCGTCGCGCATCGTGGTCGGCGCCCACACCCCGGAGGCGCATCAGTTTGCCCGGCTGTTGCAGGAGGCCGCAATCAAGCCCGACATTCCGGTGCTGTTCACCGGCGCCGGCGAAGCCGAAGCAATCAAGCTCTTTGCCAACACCTATCTCGCCATGCGCGTGGCCTATTTCAACGAACTCGATTCCTATGCCATCACCCATGGCATCGCCACCCGCGACATCATCGAAGGCATCAGCCTCGATCCGCGCATCGGCAAGCACTACAACAACCCCTCTTTCGGCTATGGCGGCTATTGCCTGCCCAAGGACACAAGGCAATTGCTGGCCAATTTCAGCGAAACGCCGCAAAATCTCATCGGCGCCATTGTCGACGCCAATGCGACGCGGATGGATTTCCTCGCCGCCGACATTCTTGCCCGCCAGCCCGGCGTCGTCGGCGTCTACCGGCTGGCGATGAAGCAGGGATCGGACAATTTTCGCGAGTCCGCGATCCAGGGCATCATGAAACGCATCTGCGATCGCGGCATACCGCTCATCGTCTACGAACCGGATTGTCCCGACAGCGATTTTTTCGGATCCGAAGTGGTCGCCGATCTTGCCGATTTCAAAAGCCGCGCCGACATCATCATCAGCAACCGGCGCTCGAGCGAGCTTGATGACGTGCCCGGCAAGGTCTATTCGCGGGATATCTATGGTACAGACTAGCCCGGCCGGATCATGAGACGCGGTATTCGTCCTGGCTCATGCGCCATGCCCCGGTCAGCGCGGGAAACACGATTCCCCATCAACATCAGGATGGACAGATGCCGGATACTATCTCTCATGATCCCACCCGCATCCTGGTAACCGGGGGCGCCGGCTATATCGGCTCCCATTGCTGCGTCGAACTCATCAACGAGGGCTATCAACCGGTCATCCTGGATGATTTTTCCAATGCCCAGCCCGGCGTGGTTGACAGCATCGAGACGATCACCGGCAAGCGGCCACCGGTCATTGCCGCCGACATTCGCGACCGGGCCGCCATCGCAACCGCCCTTTCGGACCAACGGATCGGCGCGGTGATGCATTTCGCCGCCCTGAAGGCCGTCGGCGAGTCGGTGCGTCTTCCGCTGGCCTATTACGATGTGAATGTATCCGGCACGCTGGCGCTGCTCGGCGCGATGCAGCAGCATGGTCTCAAGACCATCGTGTTTTCGTCCTCGGCCACGGTCTACGGCATACCGGACTCCCTGCCCGTGCGCGAGGATGCCCCGCGAATGGCGACCAACCCCTATGGCCGCTCCAAGATCATCGCGGAGGATTTCCTCACCGACCTCTTTGCCGCCGAACCGGACTGGCAGATCGCCGTGCTGCGCTATTTCAACCCGGTTGGCGCCCATCAATCCGGCCTGATCGGCGAGGATCCGAGCGGAATACCCAACAATCTGATGCCTTTCGTGGCTCAGGTCGCATCGGGAAAGCAGCCTTGCCTGTCGATCTTCGGCGATGATTATCCAACGCGGGACGGCACAGGCGTCCGCGACTTCATCCATGTCGTCGATCTGGCGAAGGGCCATGTCGCCGCCATCAGGCATCTCGAGACAGCCCCCGGGCTGATGACGCTCAATCTCGGCACCGGAACCGGCTATTCGGTCCTGGAACTGATCGAGGCCTTCATTGCAGCCAGCGGACGCGAGGTTCCCTACCGGATCGAGCCCCGCCGGCAGGGCGACGTCGCCGAGATCTATGCAGACCCTTCGCTTGCAGGCACGCGCATCGGCTGGCAAGCCACACGGACACTTGAGGACATGTGCCGCGACACATGGAACTGGCAATCCCGAAAGCCCTGACAGCGCGGGCGACGCAAGTGCTGGTGAGAGCATTGTGATACGGATCGGTCTTGCAGGGCTGCGGGAAGAGAGGAATGCAACGGATGGACGTCAAAGAGATTGCGATGCCGCAAGCGGATCTGTTCGGTGATGATCTGCGTCTGATTTCAGACCGGTGCGCGGACGAGAACCTGCCGGGGCTTCAGCGACTGCTGGAGGTCTACCTCCCCCATTCAGACGAGATCTCGCGCAGCCTCTACACCCGATTGCCCGTGGACGACCGGCCTGATTTCCTGGCTTTTCTCGCCAGGCGCTGGGCCGGCTTCGATCTTGTTCCAGACAGTCGGCTGAGAGCCTATGACGCTACGATTGCCGAAGCCCGCGCCCAACCGGCATCAGCCGTCACCGTCGCGGGACAGCGTTATCTGCGCCGGAATTTTGCGGCCCAGGGCGCCGACATCGATCTGATCGGATATGAGGCAGCGCTCTGTGTTCATACCATTGGCCTCGATCAGTATCGCCACAGAGACTTCTCCGTTGCACCGGGTGACATCGTCATCGACGGCGGTGCCTTCATCGGCGATACCGCTGTCTATTTCCACCATGTGACCGGCCGCCAGTGCCAGATCCACAGTTTCGAATTGCTCTCGGAAAACGCCGCGCTGTTCGAGGCGAACAGGCAGTTGAACAGGATTTCTTCTGACGAGATGGTGCTCAACCGCCTCGCCCTGTCCGACCGCTCGGGTGAAACCATGCGGATTGCCAACACATCCGCACCTGCCGCAGCCCGCGCTTCGACCAACGATGCCGGCGAAGCAATCCAGACCATATCGATCGACGACTATGTCGAAAGCCGCAATCTTGACCGCGTCGACGTGATAAAGCTCGACCTGGAAGGCGGCGACGTTCCTGCCCTGGCTGGAGCACGCGCGACAATCCGCCGTTTCCGCCCGAAACTCGCGCTCTGCCTCTACCACCGCTGGGACGACATCCTGGCGATCCCCGCCTTGATCCATGCCTCCGGCGTGGATTATCGCTTCGTGTTCAAATGGGTGCATCTGCGCGCAGGTTGGGAAGCGATCCTGATGTGTACACCGGTTTCGCCCGCAATCCCTTCGGCCGAGATCGACCAATCATCCCTGCGCGATTGACCGGGGCCGGACCGGTTTACCTTCCCGGCTCGATACAGGCGCCGCAGCCCCCGAACTCGGTGATGTCCTGCGCATCTTCGATCGCTTGTGCTTCGCAGATTTAACCCGGTCGCTAGGTCATCGGAAGCGCGGAAAGTCGCTCCCCGGCAGCGGAAAACTTTGGCAAAATGGTCCGGCAACCGCGAGCCGCCATACCTCTCCCGTCCGCCGTCCGGCAGCCCGGATCGCCTTCCCCCAATACGACGTTCCGCAACACCCTCTCGCACCAGAGCTGCATGGCAAGTTCTTGCCGTCGCGGCCCGGGCACAGATCCGCACCAAGGGTTCAGCCCTGAGACTGTAATATTAAACCAGACTCATTAAGTCTAATTCACAATGTAAGCGTAGCGTAACAAGTAGCTTCGTAATTAATCTTGACAAAAATTGTAACTGATACTTACTCTGAATTGCGTCAAAGACAATGTTTGACACCGTACAATCAGAAGGAGTTGGGAAAATGAAGAAACCGGACATCAGGGTCATGGAAGGCAAAAAAATCGAAATGCGGTTGCCGGTAAAGGATGTCGTGCGGAAAATGTCGCCGGAGGTGCGCAAGCAGGTTCAGGTGGCCGCTGAAAAGCGCGGCATGGAAATCGAGCAATTCGTCCAGGAACAGCTGACGGCACAGCTTGTCGACCAGGACCTGTTCCTGATGACCGCGATTGATTGGGATATCCGCGCCGACAGCAACCCGAGACGCGGCGATGTGCGTGTGGGCGGCGGCATTGGTGGCCGCTTCTGACTGCCTTTCTTCGCAACCGCAATTTGGATGACCGTGGCCCTGTGCCGGAACCGGGACTGACCGATCAGTTCCTTCCGGTTCACCGCGGCATTCAGCCCGCGCGCCGATCTCCCGCAAGGCGGACCATGCCCGGGTAGTGGGCGTGGCGTGAAAAGGGGCGTCCATGGATTTTGCAGATGCAGCACGCTTTTCGTCCTGTGAAGTGGCGCTGGTCGTGCCGCCATTCGCAGATGTGTTCCAGGCCAATCTGGCTTGCCATCTCCTCCAGGCCTGCGCCAAGGACGCCGGTTTCGATGTGAAGATCATCTATGGCAACATGCTGTTCGCCTCGATGGTCGGGCCAAGGGTCTATCGCGAGCTCATCACCGAACGCCTGGCGCTTGAGGCCGTTTTCCGGCGCGCCGCCTTCGGGGCTTTCGACACAGATCTCGACAGACGCCTTGCAAAGTCCGAGGCCTTTCAAAAGGCAGATGCATGTGTGTCCCCCTGGCTCGATGCGATCTCGGCGATCGTCGGGCAAATGGCGCCCCGGATTGTCGGGGCAAGCTGCTCCTTCGAGCAGATCACCTCGAGCATTGCCCTGCTTAAGCGGTGCAAGCATGACTTTCCCGATATCGTCACGCTCATCGGCGGTGCAAATTGCGAGGCGGACATGGCCGAAGGCCTGCTTTCAACCGGCGCCCGCATCGATCACGTCGCCTCGGGGGAGAGCGAGGACACCTTCATCACCCTGCTGCGGCAGATCCTGCGCGAGGGCACTGTCCCTGACCGCATCATCTACGGCAAGCCCTGCATGAAGATGAACGCGCTGCCGCTGCCTGACTATCATGCCTTCTTTGATCAACACGCGCTGTTCCTCGCGGGCAAGGACGGCGCCATCCAGGAGCCTGCCCTGCCCCACGAAAGCAGCCGCGGCTGCTGGTGGGGCGAAAAGCACCATTGCACATTCTGCGGGCTGAACGGCGGAGGCATGGCATTCCGGGAGAAATCCGCCGACAGGATCGTTAGCGAGATCGAGACATTGTTCGAGTGTTATCCGATCAAACAGCTCAACATGACCGACAACATCATGCCGCACCGGTATTTCCAGACGGTGCTGCCGCGGCTGGCCTCAAGCCTGCCGCCTGACGTGACGATCTTTTATGAGCAGAAGGCCAATATCAGCCTGGACAAGGCCCTGCTGCTGCGCGACGCGCATATTACCGAAATCCAACCCGGCATCGAATCCCTGAACACCGACCTGTTGACCCGCATGAACAAGGGCACCACTGCCGCGTTGAACCTGCGGCTGCTGCGGCTGGCGCGGATCCTCAAGATCGACGTGTCGTGGAATCTTCTGGTCGGCTTTCCCGGTGACAGGGCGGAAAGCTACACCGAGATGTTGCAGCTCATGCGCAAGATTCCGCACCTACAGCCGCCCAGTGACTTTGCCTTTCTCCGTCTCGACCGCTTCAGCCCGTATCACGAAAACCCGGCGCATTTCGGGATCGAGAACCTGCGCCCGCAGGAGATCTACCGGCAGCTTTTCCCGCCGCAGACCGATATCGACAAACTCGCATATTATTTTTCCGGCGATTACCAGTCCGGCGCTTTCGAGTGTCCCGACACAATCGAACAGATCAAGGCGGAGGCGAAGACCTGGCACGACCGGTGGCAGAAACGGGGGAAGCCGGCCTTGTCCCTGGCCCATCTTGCCGATGATCTCTACGCCCTG
This window harbors:
- a CDS encoding class I SAM-dependent methyltransferase, producing MDMMDTGLASNSFELVASTHVLEHVSDDMAAMRESLRLVGSEGVVHVCVPTPTHTWTTKDWGFPDPKIAEHYRDYGADFPQRIVKQIAGLSSVSVAGYDVVTGSSDLVYFFSLSEYTLEKMGRLWQSKALATTRLY
- a CDS encoding glycosyltransferase family 2 protein, translating into MPEFDFQKLFSQPVVPEYVATVMNEYMDVTLERLKISEGHSSPENPVVISVVRNENERLPDFFRHYRQAGIEKFVFLDNGSSDGTTEFLAEQADTDVYRCTRPFDWMKKHGWINLLISMYGRERWYIYVDGDEHLVFDGIDEGKTFADVAKVMQDRGLRRVRGCLIDMYSDGPLLKSSYNRGERLLEAYPYFDGEGYKEEKYKEIISRKGGPRQRAFGQADKNFRPEMTKYPMFRLSGHDVFANPHHIWPYEGNFVSECYFGILHFKFLPDVQKRIEDAIENENYWGGSLEYKCYQKTLRENNSTTLLSPISQRYKHVSDLVELVHISKIPKRSV
- a CDS encoding DUF2793 domain-containing protein, with protein sequence MSNLSPRHALPFLSPSQAQKHVTVNESLRLVDALLQCAVVSATVEVEPTGPQDGEAWILPAGRSGPAWDFIAPGRIAAWIDGRFTPIAPPAGFLAYVIDTGAFVLFDGTGWSAIPLSGANVPSFGINTTADTTNRLAVKADSELLSHDDVTPGSGDARKIINKLDAAHTASLVFQSGYSGRAEIGLMGDNQLAFKVSADGGAFTEVLRADTVTGHLALQRPSAERTLHLGGPTNPGIRLQEDGTAGYGELVNVSAGQTLLSHVSPPGEGALIDLAPIPADGTSSAAFRFFRGTNTSHGCYLTIHAGDGTATYNHQLSGKWDSYLNVTYGNLRIGSATPPVCKLDVAGPVRVGSYAVAALPAASAGAGQIIYVPDETGGAVLAFSDGTNWRRSTDRSVVT
- a CDS encoding class I SAM-dependent methyltransferase; translated protein: MSKDFDQAEFWINRHIVYKDDPRSVGNAAVSVEANLDGEKDLQAAIAQLAKRFSSHNYSTVLDLGCGYGRVADSFISNGFKYTGIDISKDALETAKKQYPQGKFIQGDLRNIKLDSKFDVVSILYVLVHFVDDSDWKSFLRTACEYLTPGGKLVFADHFPTERSSPVAHAVSRPIGDYIDFFREVGMELDSELQKDFASEPFACVPAFRFAKKA
- a CDS encoding class I SAM-dependent methyltransferase; amino-acid sequence: MTPDDRRAIKRQSPHVYLNPENLEGARLLPDRLALLDVLPKNGVVAEIGVAFGDFTREIIKRNEPSKIHLVDVWSSERYKAGLAAIESEHSELIDSGSMVVNTGLSTEILPIFEDGLFDWIYIDTDHSYLTTWAELLIANEKVKADGFIAGHDFCVGNVITPWPYGVVEACTKFCVEYGWKFAYLTVEPNGHDSFALRRL
- a CDS encoding class I SAM-dependent methyltransferase, which encodes MSENTHDQVDMSPVYARYPVLAKVEAVLDPRFERRRPILNYIPKWKRGAEIGVFTGQFSELLIQIAKPIKYFAVDPWELAFGEHFPNWGEYTANGTLSTEAAYQAASHRLSRFPEVEIVTSKGVEWINSLDESSLDWAYVDSTHQYEPTLAELNALATKLAPDGILFGDDCWCRREHRHYGVFRAVRDFCRQNNFEIMLMDHAGQWAARRSID